The sequence below is a genomic window from Aureispira sp. CCB-E.
CTGATTAGCTCCTGTGTACATTTCCATATTGGAAAATAAGTTTCCTGTACATCAACCAATGTATACCCTTTATCTTGATATCGGTCTTTATATTCTTGCCATATTTTTTCTGTATGCATACGGTTATTCATTCTAAAAATCTTTCTCTAACAAGTCACTAAAATCATCATATACAAGTCCCTCTTTATCCAGCGCTTGAACAATTTGCTGCAATTTAAATATTTTAACCGCACTTTGTGGATGAAGGATTGCTCTATTTAATAGATAGTCTTTGTCGCCTACAATAAAAAGCAAGCGTTTGACCCTCGAAAAAGCAACATTAATACGCCGATGATCTTCTAAAAAACCAATAACATCTTTCTTTTGAGGGCTACTTCGTACAATATCATAAATAATAATATCTCGTTCAGCCCCTTGAAATTTATCAACAGTATCCACGCTGATCAACGCTTCAAAATTTTCGTAATTCTTTTGATCAATTGCTTTTCGCAACAACTTCACTTGTCCATTATAACCAGCAATCACACCAATTGAAAGTGGTTTTTCCTGCTCTTTGTTCCCCACATACAAAGTATTTAATTGAGTCAACAATTCAGTAATAACAGCAACATTACAAGCATTGCTACGATGAACGGAATCTCCATTATCACTAGGATTAGAACGATTAGAAGTATTTATAAAAACAATTGACGTATCTTTTTTCAAATTCAAACCATGCTGAGTATGCTTCAATAGTTCAGGTGCTGCATTTTGCAATGTATTCTTATAAAAATACTTAGAAATCAAACTTCCAATTTGGGCAGGCATTCGATATTGAACCGCCAGCATTTTTATGTGTGCTTTTTGTTTCTCATCTTGCTCAAATGCTTCAATTAATGTTTCAAATAAACTTTTTCCAAAATCTCTATCCTCCCCCAAACCATTATCTACTAAAGTCTTTTTTAAAGCTCCTTTCAGTACTCTATCTTTAGCAACCACAGGCGGTAACTGTTGATGATCACCTATTAAAATAATATTTCGCCCCATATTGATAGGAACCAATGTTTCGGAAGGAGTCGCTTTGCTACTTTCATCCATAATAACATAATCAAACTCAAAATTCATATTTTGATATTGACCGCTAGCGATGTGCATACAGGTAGCCCCTACAATGGAAACTTCTTGCAACAAAGCACTTAAAAAGTCAACTGCTCCATGCCCAGTTTGCACCATTGCTTGTTTTTTACCATTTGCTAAATCAACATTCGCACCATTCAAAAAAGCAAACCAACGTTGCTGTATTGCCTTCAGTTGTTTTTGCTCTGACGGAGAACAACCCTTGATATAGTCCACAGATTTTTGTTCTTTTTCTTGAATCCATTGTTGCAGTTTGTGTTCGTAGGTATGCGCCATAATTTCTGTGGGTATAGCGGATTTATTCAAGGTATACTTACTAGCCAAACGCATAAAAGGCAAGCTATTTTGTGTTCTTTTATTTATCTTCAAAATCCCTTCCAAGACATTATCAACGGCTAGATTAGATTGAGAAGTTACCAATATTTTGGCTTCTTTTTCTCGTTGCAATATTTGCTGCAAAAGCTCAATAATAACCGTTGTTTTACCTGTCCCCGGAGGTCCTTGAATTAAATAAAGTGGCTGCCGATTTAAAGCTTCTAACACTGCTTCTGCTTGCGTTCTATCGTTACACAAATTTGGATTAAACAAAGTCTTGCTAAATGCTTGGTAATTTTCCTCCTGCAACGGTTGATTCTCGACAAAAGCATTCACCTCAGGACGTGCCAGAATCCGACACAACAAAGGATTAACTATCTTTGACGCTTCAAAGTTTTGCAATGCTTCCAACTGCTTTCTTAGCTGACTACTCTCCTGACGAAGATCTTCTTTTAAAATTCCTTTCTTAGGAATTTCCTCCAATAGACAGTGTATATCTCCCAAAACAATGGTTTTTTGGATCTTATCATAATCCACCAAGCGCCCCACCAACTGCCTCTCCACACACAAACCAATTGATTGTTGATGTATTGCGGCTACTCTCACCCAAGTACTGATACTTGTTTTGCTTAGTCGAAATACCAATCGCCCCTCTGCGTCTTGAGTTCGGTGCTTATAGTTTACTTGAAACGCATTTTGCTCCAACTGTTGTAACTCTTTTTCTGGTAATAACTTCCAAGCACGCACCAAACTTTTCTGTTTGCGTTGCAATTTGAGCAAGTCATTTTGAGACTCGAACTTTTGAGTAAAAAATGGGATGCAATTGTAGTTAGATGGATATTCTGAAAAAGAAGCTTTCAGCACAAAAGAGTAAGGAGCATCCCAAACGCGGTTGTTGCGTTCGTTATTACAATGTGGAATAAAAAGCGACTTATCATTATTTAATACAAATTTTCCGTTCCAATTTGCGGTACTAAAACGCCCTGTTATCAAGCCTCTATCCGAACGCTGATGCGCCAAATCCAAACACACTTCTTGATTCATTTCTTTCAACAGCAAGCGCAAGGTATTGGCATCAATAGCTTTTCGGTTCACAATCACTCGAATTGCTCGACGTTTCTCATCGTAAGGCATTTTAAAGCTAACTTGTTCTAATAATTCTATCAATTCTGAATAACTACTTAGAGAGTCTGCTCTTTGAGGAAATAAACCCCTTTGTAAAATAGCCCCAACAACCATTTGCTTTTGTTCTTTTTTTAAGAACGATTCAAAACTCTTGATTAAAGCGTACACATTATCTTGATGACTAGGGCGGCTGACGACATCATTTTGATTGGATTTCAGAAATGCCTGTGTATCTGGCGAGAGTTGTCGTTCAGGCAATACCTCTTCTTTTCTAAACAAGTCCCATAGTCCCACATAACTCAATACAGCCCTTCCTTCTGAATTAATCCGAATCGTATTGGGACTTATAATTTGTGTTGTATATTGTTTCGCTTGCAAGCTCTCCAAGCCTTTTGCTAGGTCTAACAGATTTTGAAAACTTGTCATAGAACGACCACTACTCAATCGAACAAAGCCTTCTAAATATTCGTAGACAATAAAGTAACATTGTTCGTGCTCGTCAAAACCTATCGCTTGAATATTTTGTATTCCTTCTATAGATTGGTTCACCAAAAGGGGCAACTCATATTTAAACAAACATTTTAATATAAAAGCTGTTTCTTTTGTTCGTTGAATCGTTAAGAGTTCATGTTTTACTCCTTTAGCATCTTGGCAAAACCAATGTTTTATTCTTTCATTGACCTCGTAAAACAATTCATTAATTTGATATTGATTAATTATTTGCATTAACTTTTTATTAAAAACAATAATGTCTCCTCTAGATGATTTTAATGACTATTCTGAGAATAAGTTTAACAAATTTACTTTTAAGTAAGTGGACAGAAAAAAGGGTTGTGTTGTTAAATGTATGATGGAAGTTCATTGAAATAAAAGACAAAAATTTTAAACAAATGCCATTGATACTTAAGTTTCTTAGAAAACTTGGTAGTTCTTCGGTGAAATCGTGCAATTTTAGAGCGAATAAGAGTATTAATACCTTCAATATCTTTAGTAAAAGATTTACCAATAATATGTTGATAATAAGGTAAGACCTCTTTAAAACTCTTAAAAGCATCTGTACAGTAAAATTCAATTTCTATATCTAGACACTTTAATTGTGTCATTAAATATCGAAGTTGCTTTTTTGTACGTTTGCCCATTGTTACAGCTAATATTTCTTTGGTCTCAGGAGCGTAAACGTAGAAAACCCACACTTTTTTACCTTTCTGATTCACAAAGGAATATAACTCATCAATTTGCACTTTTTTATACTTCTTTTGTCTAGGAGTAATTTTAATTTTTTCTCCTTGCTCTAGTATAAATCGAAGAGTAGTTTTAGGACTAATTCCAAATATTTTGTAACAATCTCTAATACCACTACCATGTAATAAAGAACTTTGTAGCTGGGCTTTCATACTTGGATCTGCTCCTTGGTATAAATATTCAGCTTGAAATTGTTTGCCACAATTCTTACACAGAAAGTTTTGTCTTCCTGTGGTTTTTTTCCCGTTTTTAACGACCTTTGAATTGTGGCAATGAGGACATTTTATTTGTATAGATATTGAACACATCTTACAAATATAGTCTTCATTGTCTTTTTTTCTAACTTATCATACAATCTACATCACTACCGAAAAAAGTATAGTTAAAAATGTAATTGTTTTTAGTGCTGTTCAAAGAAAAAAATTGAAGTTTTAGCAGGCTAAAACGAGATTTTTTGATGAAGAACAGTGCAAAAAGAATTCTATTTTGCCTATAATTTTTTATGAACGATTACTTAAAGACCTACTCAAACAATCGACTGTTTTTATACTTCCCTTGTTTGGGATTGTTGGTGCATTCTTATTCCCTATACTTATGGTGTTATTTTTGAGCCTATTACTGTGTATTCTAAGTCTTTTCTTTTAGAACCATACAACGATAAATTGTATACCCTTATTCATTAGCCTCCCTATAAAGTTCTTTCCACAAGCCAAACAAAGCTAAACAATAATTTACCATTTTGCCTCAAAAAGCACTTTCTTTGGTACAAGAAGCCTATATCAGAAATTAGACACAAAAAACTCTCTGACAAAATGGCAGCTTTGCATTCTTTTTTTGTATCTTTGCAGTGTTATTACTTAATACTCTGTTATTTTTTTAGTTTTTCTATACAAAACATAAAAAAGCATCTTGTATTAGCTTACTTATCAGGCTATTAGAATCAAAGCAAATAAAACTGCATCTTACTAATAACCAACGGCGAAGCCCTCACGAAGTAAACAATATGATTTTCCAACGGAGTAATTCTAATTTAAAGAACAAATTATAAGTTTCCAATCCTGTGAACGATATAGGTAGAAATTAAGTTATTTGTTCGACTTTATAGCGTTTTGAATTTTACAAATTAAATATGTACAACGACAATCCAACAATAAAAAACATAGACGAAAGCAAACAAGGTGATGTTTTCTTCAAAGAGCAAGTCGCTAATCAAACTGATGACAATAACAAAAAATTCTACATTGAGAGTTATGGTTGCCAGATGAATTTTAGTGATAGTGAAATTGTTGCCTCTATCCTATCTGAAGTAGGTTATTCTCCAACTAGGGATATGGATAACTCTGATTTGATTTTGATCAATACTTGTTCTATCCGAGAAAAAGCAGAGGATACCGTTCGCAAGCGATTGCGTGTCTTTGACAAAATCAAAGACAAAAAACCAGGTACTTTAGTAGGCGTCTTAGGTTGTATGGCTGAGCGATTGAAGCAAAAATTGCTTGACCAAGAAAAATTAGTGGATTTGGTGGTCGGACCAGATGCTTACCGTGATCTTCCCAACTTGATTGCAACAGCAGAAGATGGAGATAAAGGAATCAATGTATTTCTATCTAGGGAAGAAACTTATTCAAATATCAATCCTGTTCGATTGGGAAGCAATGGAGTAACCGCTTTTGTAACCATCATGAGAGGTTGTGATAATATGTGTTCGTTCTGTGTGGTTCCTTTCACTCGTGGACGAGAACGTAGCCGTGATCCTTTTTCTATTTTGGCAGAATGTACCGACTTATTCAACAGAGGTTTTCGTGAAGTTACCCTTTTGGGTCAAAATGTAGATTCTTATAAATGGAAAAATCCAGATACAGATGAAACCATTGATTTTGCGGATTTATTAGAATTGACGGCTAAAGTCAGCCCAGATTTGCGTGTACGTTTTTCTACTTCACACCCCAAGGACATTACCGATAAGGTCTTGTTCAATATGGCAAAATATGAAAATATTTGTAAGTACATTCACCTACCTGTTCAGTCTGGTAATTCTAATATTCTTAAAAAAATGAATCGTACCTACGATAGAGAATGGTACATCAACAAAATACATCGTATCTACGAAATTATGCCTGATTGTGCCATTTCTTCAGATATGATTGCTGGTTTCTGTGGTGAAACAGAAGAGGAACACCAAGAGACACTTTCTATCATGGAGATTGCTCAATATAGTATGTCTTATATGTTCTTTTATTCTGAGCGTCCCAATACACTAGCGCATAAAAAATACGAAGACGATGTTCCTTTGGAAGTTAAAAAACGTCGTTTGAATGAAATTATCCGTTTGCAAAATCAAATGTCATTTGAGCACAATCGCAAAGAAGTAGGGCAATATCACAAAATTTTGATTGAGAAAGTTTCTAAAAAGTCAGACCAAGAATTGGCAGGGCGTACCTCTCAAAACAAAATGGTCGTTTTCCCTCGTGAAGATGCCCAAATAGGTACTTATGCCTATGTCAAAATTCACGACTTCACTTCTGCTACTCTAAAAGGAACATTAGTAGACGAAGCAGAATACTTGCAACACAAGGCTTAATACAATCTATGTATGAAAGCAAGTAAACGATTGCATTTTAGATCCTTAACAACAGAAGATACAACGGCATTAATTCGCATTTATTCGGATGCAGAAGCGATGAAATTTAGGGCTAATCCTCCTCTCTTAAACGAAGAGGAGGCGCTCCAAATGATTAAAAAGGCAACGCAGGAAGCTGCCCATTTTTCGTCTAAAAGATGGGCGATTGCTAAAAACGATACCAATGAGTTAATTGGCACTTGCGTCTTGACCTATGATAAACAAGAGCCAACCTGTACCATTGGGTATTCTATTGGTAAAATGTTTTGGAATAAAGGATATGGCAAAGAGTTGCTACATGCAATGGTTCAAGAAGTAAGAACAACCAACTGCAAAACGATAAAAGCTTTTGTCCATCCTCAAAATTTGGCTTCTATAGCTATTTTAGAAAAGGAACAGTTTTATCAAGCTGATGCAAGCGCATCTGAAAATCTATTGACGTATTGTTTGAATATAATGTTATAACTAGACGCTGTTCTAAGGAAGAAGAAATTCCTTATGATTTGCTACTGCTTGCTGATGAAACGATAGAAGCTATTAATCGATACATCCATCAATCGGATTGTTATGTCTTTGAACACCAAGGGCAGCTGCTTGGTTTATATGTCTTATTCCCCATCAACAATCATTGCATAGAAATAAAAAACATTGCTGTTTTAGAAAGTGCTCAAGGCAAAGGAATTGGCACGTTGTTAATTAGAGATGCCATCCAAAAAGCAAAGGAGCAATCCTATACAACCATTCTTATAGGTACTGCTAATACGGCCTTCAAACAGTTGTATTTGTACCAAAAAGAGGGATTTGAAATTGATGACATCAAAAAGAATTTTTTTATTGATAATTATCCAACGCCTATTTACGAAAAAGGAATTCTTTTGAACCATATGATCATGCTAAAAAAAACAATTGAACAATAGCTCCTAATCCTAAACACGTTAATTAAAATATTCTTACAATGATAAAATCACTCTTCTTTTCTCTCTCTCTTATACTTTTATTGTTGTATAGTTGCAACCAACAACCTACTCCAATCGAACAGGATCCAATTTCAACACTTCCCGAACCAACTACCTATCAATCTCAAACACTTCCTGAATCGCCTCCTGCAACAACAACACCTCGTAAATCGTCTGGCACCATGACCAATCAGCCCATTGAAGACATGGCTCCCGCTGTTGTGAATCAAGATTTGATGATAGCACCTAAAGAGCTATTGGGGTATGTACAAGCAGCTATTATTCCTAGCTACAAAGATTGGGTTTTATTCAAAAATGGAACGTATATTATTTTTGATTACATAGATACGATTCCTGATATTCAACAATCTGCTTTACGCTATTTAGCACAATACAAACCTAAAACGATTGCAGATACTAACTGGGATTTTACCATTAGCGACTTGGATCAGGTAGAAGGTTGGTCGGTGTACGGAAATGGTTATGGAATATATACTTTTGTACATCCAACTGAATTGAGCATCAATCCTAGTCCTCAACAAATTGGAGCTTATGCCAAAGCCAAAAGGGCACTAGACGAGGAGAAGCCCAAAATACTTTTCATTAGTAGCAAGGATGGAATTCTAGAGATTCAATAAAAAACTCCTCTACTTAATTTAATTATTCGTTTCAAGCCACAAAATTATGCCTTCAAAATCAAGTTTATCAACATTTTTAATCTGCCTATTAGTTTGTATTACAACGCAAGCTCAAGAAGGATTGAACATTGAATCTGTTTCTATTTTTAAGAACAAAACTGCATTCTTTGTAAAAAAAGGAACTGTTGCTACCCAAAACAATAGTTGGCTGATTTTAGGAGATACCATCCCCGCCGCTTTAAACGGAACGTTTTGGCTCAACTCTCCTGACAATGATTTTAAATTGGTAAAAGCTTACAAAAAAACCATTAAAACAAAAGAGCAAGCAGTAGCTAGTGATTTTGCAGCTATGCTAGCTTTGAACGATGGAAAAACAGCAACACTATATTTTAAAGATACGCTATACACAGGGAAAATTTTATTCATGCAAGTAACGCCCAAAAAGAAACCCGATGCTCCCAATCTAAAAGCTCCATTATTCGCTTTAATTACCAAAGAAGGTAAAACTATGGTATTCAAAGAGAGCAGTATTAATGGGTTGATGCACATCGAATTTTCTAACACGCCTCAATTTACTTATGACTATACTCAGTCAAAACAATTGCCTGCTCTGCAAATTGATTTTAAATCAGATAAACCCAAACAGGCTTTGGATATGATGTATTTATGCAATGGGTTGGCTTGGAAACCCGATTATAAAATTGAATTGATTGAAGAAAATAAAGCCAAATTATCCCTTCGGTCTACCGTTTTGAATGAAGCAGAAGACATCAGCACCAAAAAACTTAATTTAGTAGCCGGTGTTCCCAATTTTAAATATGCTACAAGCATTTCTGAATTAATTAATTTTTTAGACATTCATATTGGAGGATTTGCCAATAACGTTCAAGCATTTGGTAACATTGCGATTCCTCAAAACCAGTTCAATGAAACGGTCTACAACAGTCCAACTACTTTTTCGGGCAATACAACGACCGCCTCACCTGCTCCCTCTTTTGGCGAGGCTACTGCTATGGAAGATCTATATTTTTATACACTCAATGATGTTGTTCTAAAAAAAGGGGAACGAGCTTTCTTTGATATTTTCACAGTTGATGTTCCCGTAGAGCATATTTATGAAGCAGTTCTATCAGACAATAACATTACCTATGCCTTAGAATATAGCTTCATAAAAAAAGAAAATCCTGTTGTTCATACCATTAAACTAACCAACAATTCTAAGTTTACGTGGACAGCTGGTTCTGCACTCGTTTTAAAAAATGATAAAAACCAACAAGCTCCTATTAGCCAAGATAAATTGGGCTATACTTCCCAGAAAGATGATATTTCTGTCAAACTTACGGAAGCACCTGATGTTAGTGTCCGCTTTTTAGAAAAAGAAACCAATCGTACTCCCAATAAAAAAAGCTTAAAGAAGGGAAATTATACTTATTATAATGATTTAGTAGAGGTTGAAGCAGAAGTAACGGTTCATAATTACAAAAACAAAGCCATCCGCCTAGACCTAAAACGTGCTATTGCTGGTGAATTGGATAAATCCAACCTTGAATGGCAATTGGCTCCAAGGGTGCAGTTTGGCTATACTTTAAATAAAAAAACGGATGTATGCTGGGAGCTAAAATTGAAAGCCGGTGAAGAAAAAGTCATTCGATATACTTACTCATTTTATACATCTGAACACAGATAATACTATATGAATTTACAATCAATTAAACAACGTTTTGGAATTATAGGTAATTCTCCAACCTTAAATCATGCCTTGCAAATAGCCGTACAAGTGGCACCAACAGATTTATCTGTACTCATAGAGGGGGCAAGTGGTGTTGGAAAAGAATCTTTTTCCAAAATTATACACAATTTATCGAGTCGAAAGCATCAAAAATTTATTGCCATTAACTGTGGTGCTTTGCCCGAAAGCACGTTGTATTCTGAACTCTTTGGGCATACTAAAAATGCCTTTACAGGAGCAACAACAGAACGAAAAGGTTATTTTGAAACGGTCAATGGTGGAACTATTTTCTTAGATGAAATTGGAGAAATGCCTGCCAAACTACAACAGTTCTTACTGCGTGTTTTGGAACAAGGTGAGTTTGTCAAAATGGGTTCCAACAAAGTTGAAAAAACAGATGTTCGGGTCATTGCAGCCACTAATGTTAAGCTACTGGAGAATGTACAGCAAGGGAAATTTAGAGAAGATTTGTACTATCGACTCAATACGGTTCCCATCAAGGTTCCTCCATTAAAAGATCGTTCAGAAGATATTCACATTTTGTTCCGAAAATTTGCAGCTGACTTTGCAGAACGTTATAAAACGACTCCCGTTCGTTTGGACGAACGAGCCCAGCTACTATTAGAAAATTATAGTTGGCCAGGTAATATCCGAGAGTTAAAAAACATCGCCTTACAAGTATCTGCCCTTTCTGATAGTAAAACAATTACCGCAGACGAACTCTTGCAATTTATTCCCAAGGCATTGGATAGAAATCTGCCAGCAGTCAGCAATCAATTTGGAGGCGGTTTTGATAATGCCGCAGGTTCTGGTTTTTATGAACGGGAGATTTTGTTCAAGTTTTTGTATGAGATGAAAAAAGATTTGGCTGATCTAAAAACATTGATTGCCGAAATTGCTCATACCAATAATCTTCAAATGCCTAATGGCACAACAGCTTCGAGTCTAACGCCTGTCCCCAGTTTTCAAGCTCAAACCAAGGCTAGCTTTAACAACTCGGACTATGAGGAAGAAAATTACGAGGAACACAATAGCAAACATACTCCTATTGTCATCAATTCTGAACGACCTGTTAGTAATAAATATAGCGATGTGGAAGAAA
It includes:
- a CDS encoding GNAT family N-acetyltransferase yields the protein MKASKRLHFRSLTTEDTTALIRIYSDAEAMKFRANPPLLNEEEALQMIKKATQEAAHFSSKRWAIAKNDTNELIGTCVLTYDKQEPTCTIGYSIGKMFWNKGYGKELLHAMVQEVRTTNCKTIKAFVHPQNLASIAILEKEQFYQADASASENLLTYCLNIML
- a CDS encoding sigma-54 dependent transcriptional regulator encodes the protein MNLQSIKQRFGIIGNSPTLNHALQIAVQVAPTDLSVLIEGASGVGKESFSKIIHNLSSRKHQKFIAINCGALPESTLYSELFGHTKNAFTGATTERKGYFETVNGGTIFLDEIGEMPAKLQQFLLRVLEQGEFVKMGSNKVEKTDVRVIAATNVKLLENVQQGKFREDLYYRLNTVPIKVPPLKDRSEDIHILFRKFAADFAERYKTTPVRLDERAQLLLENYSWPGNIRELKNIALQVSALSDSKTITADELLQFIPKALDRNLPAVSNQFGGGFDNAAGSGFYEREILFKFLYEMKKDLADLKTLIAEIAHTNNLQMPNGTTASSLTPVPSFQAQTKASFNNSDYEEENYEEHNSKHTPIVINSERPVSNKYSDVEEIEESLSIEDMEQELIKKALAKHRGKRKEAAKELGISERTLYRKIRQYEIEA
- a CDS encoding IS1 family transposase is translated as MCSISIQIKCPHCHNSKVVKNGKKTTGRQNFLCKNCGKQFQAEYLYQGADPSMKAQLQSSLLHGSGIRDCYKIFGISPKTTLRFILEQGEKIKITPRQKKYKKVQIDELYSFVNQKGKKVWVFYVYAPETKEILAVTMGKRTKKQLRYLMTQLKCLDIEIEFYCTDAFKSFKEVLPYYQHIIGKSFTKDIEGINTLIRSKIARFHRRTTKFSKKLKYQWHLFKIFVFYFNELPSYI
- a CDS encoding AAA domain-containing protein — translated: MQIINQYQINELFYEVNERIKHWFCQDAKGVKHELLTIQRTKETAFILKCLFKYELPLLVNQSIEGIQNIQAIGFDEHEQCYFIVYEYLEGFVRLSSGRSMTSFQNLLDLAKGLESLQAKQYTTQIISPNTIRINSEGRAVLSYVGLWDLFRKEEVLPERQLSPDTQAFLKSNQNDVVSRPSHQDNVYALIKSFESFLKKEQKQMVVGAILQRGLFPQRADSLSSYSELIELLEQVSFKMPYDEKRRAIRVIVNRKAIDANTLRLLLKEMNQEVCLDLAHQRSDRGLITGRFSTANWNGKFVLNNDKSLFIPHCNNERNNRVWDAPYSFVLKASFSEYPSNYNCIPFFTQKFESQNDLLKLQRKQKSLVRAWKLLPEKELQQLEQNAFQVNYKHRTQDAEGRLVFRLSKTSISTWVRVAAIHQQSIGLCVERQLVGRLVDYDKIQKTIVLGDIHCLLEEIPKKGILKEDLRQESSQLRKQLEALQNFEASKIVNPLLCRILARPEVNAFVENQPLQEENYQAFSKTLFNPNLCNDRTQAEAVLEALNRQPLYLIQGPPGTGKTTVIIELLQQILQREKEAKILVTSQSNLAVDNVLEGILKINKRTQNSLPFMRLASKYTLNKSAIPTEIMAHTYEHKLQQWIQEKEQKSVDYIKGCSPSEQKQLKAIQQRWFAFLNGANVDLANGKKQAMVQTGHGAVDFLSALLQEVSIVGATCMHIASGQYQNMNFEFDYVIMDESSKATPSETLVPINMGRNIILIGDHQQLPPVVAKDRVLKGALKKTLVDNGLGEDRDFGKSLFETLIEAFEQDEKQKAHIKMLAVQYRMPAQIGSLISKYFYKNTLQNAAPELLKHTQHGLNLKKDTSIVFINTSNRSNPSDNGDSVHRSNACNVAVITELLTQLNTLYVGNKEQEKPLSIGVIAGYNGQVKLLRKAIDQKNYENFEALISVDTVDKFQGAERDIIIYDIVRSSPQKKDVIGFLEDHRRINVAFSRVKRLLFIVGDKDYLLNRAILHPQSAVKIFKLQQIVQALDKEGLVYDDFSDLLEKDF
- the miaB gene encoding tRNA (N6-isopentenyl adenosine(37)-C2)-methylthiotransferase MiaB, which produces MYNDNPTIKNIDESKQGDVFFKEQVANQTDDNNKKFYIESYGCQMNFSDSEIVASILSEVGYSPTRDMDNSDLILINTCSIREKAEDTVRKRLRVFDKIKDKKPGTLVGVLGCMAERLKQKLLDQEKLVDLVVGPDAYRDLPNLIATAEDGDKGINVFLSREETYSNINPVRLGSNGVTAFVTIMRGCDNMCSFCVVPFTRGRERSRDPFSILAECTDLFNRGFREVTLLGQNVDSYKWKNPDTDETIDFADLLELTAKVSPDLRVRFSTSHPKDITDKVLFNMAKYENICKYIHLPVQSGNSNILKKMNRTYDREWYINKIHRIYEIMPDCAISSDMIAGFCGETEEEHQETLSIMEIAQYSMSYMFFYSERPNTLAHKKYEDDVPLEVKKRRLNEIIRLQNQMSFEHNRKEVGQYHKILIEKVSKKSDQELAGRTSQNKMVVFPREDAQIGTYAYVKIHDFTSATLKGTLVDEAEYLQHKA
- a CDS encoding GNAT family N-acetyltransferase, with the protein product MFEYNVITRRCSKEEEIPYDLLLLADETIEAINRYIHQSDCYVFEHQGQLLGLYVLFPINNHCIEIKNIAVLESAQGKGIGTLLIRDAIQKAKEQSYTTILIGTANTAFKQLYLYQKEGFEIDDIKKNFFIDNYPTPIYEKGILLNHMIMLKKTIEQ